The genomic window TGGGCTGAGACTCAGTTTCTGAAGGGAGCCAGGTGGACTTGGACATCCCTGCAGTTCTACAACAGATCCTGATGAGGAAGGGGGGATCAAGCCTGAGTAACTGCTGAAGGGGTAGCTTTcactgagctgggagagggaggcTATCCATCAGAACCCATTCAGTGCCTGCAGTAGTGATGGTGCCCAGCAGTGAGGGAGGAGCTTGgcttaattacatttttctgcaGTATTAAAACTTCAGAGCTTTAATAAAGTCTCATATGAAACAGACCAGTTTTCTGAAGACTGAAAAGTAGTTTACACCTAATAAAGGTTCttataaaaaaagaagcctAGTTGAAATTTGGTCTCTTTATTTAACTGATCCTTATCCAATCCATGGGATTAGTTAAGTCCAGACTGACCTTGTGtggtgccagctccagcagtgccttAGAACACCTCGGCTCTTGCCATgttccctgggctggggctgcagcaggaccGTGTTCAGGCAGAGCCCCTGTCCCCCAGGGGTGTCAGCACCGTGCCAGCCATCCAAGGGTAAGGATTGTTTAAGGGACAGAATTAACCCCATGGGATGAGGCTGGTGCTGTGGGGACACTACTCGATGAGGGTGACCAGGCAGTCCCTGTGTATCTGCCCCTGTGTGTCCATCCCCCCAAACACAAACAGGAGATGGACAAAGGTGTCTTCGGTGCAGTCCTCACCCAGGCCCTGCTGGAGGgtcccagctctgtcacctGCTGCCAGAGGTGGCTCTTGCCCAGCTGGGGGGtctcctgtgtccctgtgtgccccAGCCCGCCAGGGAATGACACACATAGCGTGGTCCAGCCTCCCGCTGGGCAGCGGAGGTTCAAACTGCAGCAGCGTccactgctgccttcctgcagtGCAAAGATACAGTCACAGCTTTAAATGCCACACCCCAGACAGTGACACTGTTAATTAAACAGTTCTGAGCATCCAGCCCCGTAGTGGTGTGACTCCAGGGGGAAGAGGCCCAGGACTTGAGTAGGTAATGTGTTCCCCAGCTGCCTGGCATCTACCATGGCACCGCTGAGAGCAGCCTCCCTACCTGTGTGATACTTGTACGCAGTATCCAGTGTCCCATCTGGACCTATTCCGCCAAAAATGTACAAGTGGTCCTGAAACACTGCTGAGGAGTGGGATGCCCGTCCTCCAGGGACATCCCCAGTGGCCAGGATCTTCACCCATCTCATGTCATCTGTTGCAAGAAAAGAACATGTCCATGGTTCTGCATTATACAAACCCCATACATTTTGTTGATTTAAACAAAGAGGGTAGTATTTTAAGCACTTAAGAACTAGTATTATGGAAAAAAGGTCCCCCTAAATCAAAGCACATCGCACACAGGTACTGCCCGTCAGTACCTCCATCCACACTTACTTATGTCGATACAGAACAGATCATTGTAAAAAACATCTCCAGCTAAACCTCCATGGATGAAGAGCTTGGTCCCAACTGCAACCACAGTGTGTCCGTGCCGAGGAGAAGGGGGATCACCATGAGTGTCCGGCTGGGACCAGGTCAGGGTGGCTAAAAACGGGAATACACGTGCATAAGGAACAAAACTCTGGAAGTTCTACAGATCAGAAACCCCGGAGCCCTGCCAAGGCTTCCTATCCAAGCCGCGGGGTGTGAATCCCCAGTGACTACATGAACACAAAGGCCTGTCAAGAGAAGAACAGCGACCCATCCAGCCGGACCCATCTCCAAACAAAGCACAACACTTCCACCCCTCTGACTAAACCCGAAGGGCAAAGCTCCCTCCCACCGCCCGGGGGACGAATGCCCTCGCAGGCGCTGGGGTACCTGTGTCGAACACGTGAAGCCGCTGGTCTTTCACCGGCTCTGCTCCCTTGTCTCCACCCCCGAACACGAACAGACGGGCCCCGATGGCCGCCGAGGACGTGTGGAACGTCCGGGGCCGCGGCGGCACCCCCCTCACTGCAGGGCTCTCCCACGTTCCTGTTTCTAGTTAAGACATTTGATTAACCAAACAACCAACGTGGGAACAGAAGCCGCGCCTGTCCCGCAGCCCGGAaccccggccccgctccgggcACGGATCTGGGGCACTCACCGGGGTCCAGCACCTGAACGCAGCTGCGGTTCCCCGCGGGGTGGGCGCCGCCGAAGACCCAGAGGCGCGGGGGGCCGGCGGCGGGCAGGAACGTGGCGTGTTCGTAGCGGGGCCTCAGTCCGCGCCAGCCGGCGGGGACCCagcggagcggggctgcgggcagggACAGGCGCTCGGACCCGGCACCGGTCCCGGTCGCGGTTCCGGTTCCAGGCCCGCCACGGCCCGGCCCTCACCCAGCTCCACGAAATGCGCGTCCGCGAAGGCCCCGGCGGGGTCGgcaccagccagcagcaggacgCGGCcgggcaggaggaggcagccgAGTCCCACGCGGCCGCCGGGCCGCTCCCCGCGCGGGCTCAGCCGGTACCTGCGGGGCGAGGGCGGCGCTCAGCGCGGGCTGGGGCGGCCCGGGGTCCCGCCGGTCCCCCCGCCCCACTCACCACTGTCCCGAGCGCGGCCGCTGTCCCGGCcgcagcagcggcagcgcccGCGGGGCCATGGCGGCGCTCACCGGGGCCGGCCCGGCCGGAAGTGCCGCCGGAAGTGCCGCGCGCTTCCGCCCGCGCCGGCGGCGCGCTCCGCCGCCCGGAAGTGGCGGGGGGGGCCCGCTTCTGCCCGAGCCCGTGCAAGATGGCGCCGCTGGACCTCGACAAGTACGTGGAGATCGCGCGGCTCTGCAAGTACCTGCCCGAGAACGACCTCAAGGtgcggccgcggcggcggggccggggcgggccggggccgggcgggccggggcgggcgctgccgggcgggccggggcgggcggtgcCGGTGGTCCCGGCGGTCCCGGCGCCGACCCCGAccctgccccgctccctcccGCAGCGCCTCTGTGACTATGTCTGtgacctgctgctggaggagtcCAACGTCCAGCCCGTCTCCACGCCCGTCACCGTCTGCGGGGACATCCACGGACAGGTaaggccgggccgggccactCCCGGTGCAGCCCCGGGCCGGAGTCGGTGCCGATGCCCGGTGCCCGCTCACGCCTCTATCCCTCCGCAGTTCTATGACCTGTGCGAGCTGTTCCGGACCGGCGGGCAGGTCCCCGACACCAACTACATCTTCATGGTACGTGCGCCGGgtgcggcccggccccgctgggtTTGACAGCGGCTTGAAGGGGAAATCCCGGGGGGCTCCCGTGTCCCAGGCCCCGGCCAGCGCCGGGGCCGCTGTTGGCTCCTGCCCGCCGGTTGTGCTgccgggagcagcgggagccCCGCGGGGTGGGGCAGAGCAGAGCGCCCTGCTGTGCCCGGGTGTCCCGCGGCCGCGGGGTCACGTCAGGGCGGCGGTGAGGGGAGTGCCCAGAGCGCCCAGAGTTCCCCTGGAGCCCAGCAGGTCCCGGCTGCCCTCCAGCACTGGGTTTCTCTGTGACAGTGAGGAGTTCAGAGTGGATGTGTCACTGTGCACTTTCTCGTGTGACTCTTGCTCCATGTACGACTGTCTCTGACTTCAGGGGGACTTTGTAGACCGAGGGTATTACAGCCTCGAGACATTCACGTACCTCCTTGCACTAAAAGCCAAGTGGCCTGACCGTATCACGCTGCTGCGAGGCAACCACGAGAGCAGGCAGATCACCCAGGTGTACGGGTTCTACGGTGAGTCCTGCCTTGGGATACGTGAGGGCAACATCTGTCCCTTGGGCAACCCGCTGGCGGTGCCACAGGACCCGGGGCTCTCCAGGGGCCGGGTGGGACATGGGCTCAAATGTTGTCATTTGTTAACATGGTCGTTGTGTTTGTAACATGGAAGGTGTTTAAGGCAGATcttgctgctcttttcctgtGGCACGTGGGGTTTCTGCTTGTGTCGTGGTGCTACATTGAGCTGCACAGGCCCCGCAGATGGAGAGCAGAGGTGCATGAGGTGCTCAGTCCTTCCTGCACAGGGCTCCTGACAGGGCTCGTGTGACACACCGCAGTGTGCAGGTTCTGCTCTCTGTTTGTGCTGCCTGTGTTGCCTGTTGTCCAGCGATCCATGAGGAATAAAACCATTCTCTCCAACAGATGAGTGCCAAACCAAATACGGGAATGCGAACGCCTGGAGATACTGTACCAAAGTCTTCGACATGCTCACAATAGCAGCTGTAAGTGCAAACACCACGTTAACAACACGACCAGATTGTCTAAATGGGAACTGTAGAGGTGGTGACCTGTGAAGGTTCCCCTGGCAGCGTCTGGGCTGGGTGAATGCTGAGTGTTCTGTACACGTGTCATTTCACTGCAGTTAATAGACGAGCAGATTCTGTGTGTGCACGGAGGCCTCTCCCCAGACATCAAGACCCTTGACCAGATCCGGACCATTGAGCGTAACCAGGAAATCCCTCACAAAGGCGCCTTCTGCGATCTGGTGTGGTCAGACCCGGAGGACGTGGACACGTGGGCCATCAGCCCACGCGGGGCGGGCTGGCTCTTTGGTGCCAAGGTCACCAACGAGGTAACACTGCTGCTCAGGGCCACACAGCCCAAGTGTGGGGATGGGGGAACTAAGGGGCTCACCTCAGTGTGGTGTTTGAATGGACCATGGGCACTGCAAGACAATGAGCTCTCCTGTCACGCCTCTGCTAGTAACTCGTGGTGGTGGGGAAGCTTTGCTCATGTCAGCTAGAAAAAATGAGCCACTTGAACCTAAAAGCACAAATATAACTGCCAGATGTACTGATATCCATCTTGCTTCTAAAGAGTGTAATGTGGTGAGACTCACTAGTGTCCCTGGGCTTTGTGTGGAATGCTTTCCTAAGGatttaggagaaaaatacaattttttaagcaGTTCTTGAGTTAATTTTGTTGTGTCTGCACTGAGCAGACTCCTCAGGGCTCCACACACTGGCCTTGCCTGGCTCTGATCTGGCCACGTCACAACGGCCGTGCTCAGCCTGCGTTGTTGCGTGGCCCTTGCACAGTGTATTCAGGAAGGGCtgagcctggggacagcacagcgCTGCTCCCTGGCTTTCATGGTGTTCCTCAGTGCTCGGGTTTTGGCACCTGTATTTCACAGGGGTTTCTCACTGCTCGGGTCTCCAAATCCCCCTGTTCTGTTCTCCCTCCCGCTGTGCAGGGCCGTGGCCAGGAGCAGGATGTTGTGTGGGCAGTGGCCGCTCAGGCCACACTgaccttcccccttcccttgcAGTTTGTTCACATCAACAACCTGAAGCTGATCTGCAGAGCACACCAGCTCGTCCATGAAGGATACAAATTCATGTTTGATGAGAAGTTGGTAACGGTATGGTCAGCTCCCAACTACTGCTACCGCTGCGGGAACATCGCATCCATCATGGTCTTTAAAGATGTAAATACAAGAGAACCAAAGTTATTCCGCGCAGTTCCAGACTCAGAGCGTGTCATTCCTCCCAGGACAACCACGCCCTACTTCCTCTGAGCCCTCGCCCGCctgctgtcacctctccctgtctgCCCCTTTACAATATACTTTTTATTGAGCactttgctgctgaaatgctgcctcttgccttttttatttttaaattatctaaaTTTATTGTGTATTATGGTGTCTGTAGCaagttttttccccccctcccctaGATTAATTTCAGAGTATTTGTAATATGTCCTTGAGATTTGTACTACTGCATGTAGTCCTCGCCTAGTCCTGGGTTAGATGAACCGATTCCTTTAACCACCACGCTCCGGGAGCCACTCGGGCCCGTCTCTTgttcagctttttgtttttggtAAGTTTTAAGaaatttcagcagcaaagtCAGTGCCCAGTGTGCGGCGGGGCCAGGGCTGCCCGTGCTGTGTTCACGGCGCAGTGCCGAGCCGGCCTTTTCCGAGTGTTACGTGGATCCCAATAAAGCGGTCGAAGGGCTGTTCTCCATTCCCGGTTTGTTCCGTTTTCCTCGGGATCCCGATTAAACCCGCAGACCTGCTGCAGCGACGGGATTTGTACATTAAAGTCATTGTTCGGATTTTTTCCAGGCTCCATTGTGCTTTTACTgaccccgtgtctgtgtgtccatgtgtgtgtgtgtccatgtgtccgtgtgtctgtgtccatgtgtccgtgtgtgtcccagtgtccgtgtgtgtgtgtccgtgtgtccgtgtgtgtccctgtgtccgtgtgtgtgtgtccgtgtgtgtccctgtgtccgtgtgtgtgtgtccgtgtgtctgtgtccgtgtgtccgtgtgtgtgtgtccctgtgtccctgtatccgtgtgtgtgtccgtgtgtgtccgtgtgtccgtgtgtgtttgtccgtgtgtccctgtgtccgtgtgtccgtgcgTGTCCGTGTctccgtgtgtccgtgtgtgtgtccgtgtgtgtccgtgtgtgtccctgtgtccgtgCGTGTCCGTGTctccgtgtgtccgtgtgtgtccctgtgtgtgtccctgtgtgtccctgtgtccgtgtgtccgtgcgtgtccgtgtgtgtgtccgtgtgtgtccgtgtctccgtgtgtgtgtgtccgtgtgtgtccgtgtgtgtccctgtgtccctgtgtccgtgtgtgtgtgtccgtgtgtccgtgtgtgtccgtgtgtccgggTGACTGCGcccgcgcggggcggggcggggcgcggcggccgcgctgGTTCCGGTTCCGCCGGGGCGGGCGCCGTTTCCTGCtggcgcggggccgggccggggcggtgccggcggGGATGGCGCGGAGCACGCTCTCGTCCCGCTTCCGCCGCCTCGACATCGACCAGTACGACGAGAACCGCTTCGTGGAGGAGCCCGAGGAGGCGGCGGCGACCGAGCCCGATGCCAGCCCCGAGGTGGAAGCGCTGCTCAGGCAATATCCTTtgggccgggggggccgggggagTCCCGGGGACCGGCCGCAGTCGCCCGCACGGGCCCGGAGCGCGTCGCTCCCGCGGCCGCCCGTGACTCGCGGTGCGGTTCCCCGCGCGTCCCTCGCCCCGGCAGGGCCGCGGGGCCGTCGCGCTGCCCAGGTCGCGGTTTGAGTCCTTGACCCGCCGCCGCACAGGCGAGGCGCTCCGGGCCTTCCACACCGCCATCCGCAGCTCCCCGGGCAACACCAGGAACCAGGCGATGAAGGTAGCGGGGGTGgaggccgggcagggcgggggggTTAGCACACGGTGTTGGGGCGCTGTGAAGTGACAGCGGCACCCCAGAGATCTGAGCAGCACCGTTGCGGTTAATGAGCTTGTGCTGGCATGGGTGATCCCCGTTCCCCTCAACAGTGTTCACCCCTTCCTCCTTTAACCCCAGAACTGCTCACCTCGCTTACAGAAATAACCCAGCCTGGAATGTGGCCACCTCTTGCCAAATACGAATCTTGGGATCGTTTCCAGCTGTTCTGGTTCTCacatttccctcttttccttgtCTTCCCAGGAGCAAGCCCAGGGAACGATGCTTAAAGTCCTCAcatcttttaaaagcagtgaaataGAACAAGCGGTGAATTCCTTAGACAGAAACGGTGTTGACTTGTTAATGAAGTACATTTATAAAGGATTTGAAAAGccaacagaaaacagcagtgcaATATTACTTCAGTGGCACGAAAAGGTACGTGTTCAGGGCACTTTTGGCTCAGCCGTCCTCACAGGGTCCTGGTCAGTGGTTTCAGGAGAGCCTCTGAAAAGAAGCAGATGATGGCAGTGTCTCATCTCTGAGAAGCTCACTGTTTCCTTTTATCTTTGGTCTCTCTGAGCCTGGATTCACAAAGCCTTTGCCTGTATTTCAAACCTTACACTCTGCCATGGGGAGAGGAGACTCGTGGCAGGGAGTTCTCCCTGCTGGAGGAAGCCCCATGCTGCCCTTGGCACCCAACGCATGCAGGGGCTCCACCGAGGAGAAGGGGTGGGAGATGTGACTGGGTGGATggatggggcagctgcagcttcctctgtgGCCGAGTGTTTGGCCGACGGGGCTCAGGCTAGCTCAGGTCTGGCAGTTTTCATCAGCTGAGTCACAGGGTTTAGCAAACCTGTTTGGTTTGCCCAGGAGAGGACTTTGAGGTCTCCAAAGATTCCACTGGGGACCAGTGGAGGCCTCTTGTGTTTCTGTGGAATGTCTGTTGTGAAACAGGGAATGTGGGATGTGTTCAGCAGCTGACCGTGGAACTTTCTTCCCTGTGATGGGTTGAGGCACATccctgaagcagctgctgggtgcCACTGCCCCCAGGCAGGAATCCAAGTAAAGTCTTCCCCCACTGCAGGGGGTTTAGCTGAAGCCCTGGCTGTCAGTGCTCCTAGGAAAACTgatccctgggaatgctgcaaCTCCCTGTGCAGCGCAGCTGCTGCGAATGCTGGTGTCATTTTCCCAAGGTGCAGAGCTTTTTCCTGTGGTATGTAAAGCCAGGGCTGGTGTAGTGTGACTCCAGCTATtggctgctgtcaccagctttGCCAAGCCTTGTCAAGGGAGGAGAGAATTTCCTCAGGACAGCAAAGAACGTGTTTCTGCTTggctttttgttggttttttttttttttttcctgttgtttccaCTGAGGTGCTTTCAGGTAAGTGTGGGTGGGTGCTCCCAGCGTGGGAGGTGACACACCACCACCCTGACTGGTACTCAGAGCGTGTAGGGACAGGCAAGGCATCTCATCCTCTCTGTTGTGAAAGGAACAAGGCAGGTCTGAGTAGGCTGGGCAGGGTTTAAAGCCTAGTGTTCTGCGGCAGTACTGGTAGGACATGTGGCTTGCTCAGAGCAGAGTCAGCTTAGTGGTAGTACCAGTCTGTCCTCTGAAAACGCCTGTGGCAGGTCTGGTAGCTCAGGAACTTTACCTGCCTGAAGCACCTGCAGGTCCTGCTCCAAGTGGGTGCTTTGCATTCATCCAGTTGTGTTCCCCAGTGCTGTGTCTCGCACTGCGCTGATACCCCTGAGCTGTATTGGAATTGTGGCTGCAAAGTAAATGCCCCATTTTCAGCAGTCagcttaaatatttattttttcataattgcCTCCATCTTCTAGACTTCAGAAGGAAACACTGTTTACACTGAGGGACACAAATGAAACTGAAGCAagcccttcctcccttctcctcctcttctgctcaGGGATACGGGAGGTGAGACATTCTGCTCTGTCAGTGACGTGCAACACTGGAGTCCTCGAGATCCAAAAGATGGTTAGATTTGGAGAATGACAGTTTCTAATTCTGGAAAAGAGCCATAGTCCCTTCTGTGGCTAAACTCTTCAGTGTTCTGTGTGGGACGTGGTGACTTTGTaacctctctcctttcccacaggCACTGGCAGTAGGAGGCCTGGGCTCCATAGTAAGAGTTCTTACAGCAAGAAAGACTGTGTAAAGACTGTTAACTTGGACAGAGGTGACGGTCAGGTTTGGACTCAGAAGAAGGAATGAGCTGAAATTACACTGGTCCATCTTTATTAGAGATTGCAATCTACTGAAATCCTACAGTAACCTCCTCTTGGAATGCTTTTAACCTTAAAGGTGGGGGAAGAGTAAAGGTATTCCTGCATATTCCGACTATCACATACAGGAGCCAAGACATTCTCCTTGCTCCCTTCTTTAACAGACAGAGAAGGCACACTCCTGCTTCCTATTACTGTAAGTGAACAGGTATTTCAGATGCTGCTTTAGCCAGGTGTGGTGATACAAGCTCCCGTGTGTCCTGCTTAGTCCCAAGGTAGCTGTGTCTGGGCCGAGATCCTGCAGCTGATGGTGGAGAAGGGCTGTTAGAACGGCGGCTCTGAACGCGTGCTCGAAGGACTGTTGGACTCTGGGGTTGGGTTAATGTAAAGTGAAGTGCCTGCTGCATCAATAAAGTTCCTGGATCACATgagttaaatttattttcagctaaATTTTAAGTCTGACACTTATTCCAAAGCAGGCCAGCAATAACCCAGTTGAACCCAGTGTCCACCTTTGTATGACTGCTCCTAACTCCAGCTACTTAGAGAATTTTTCCTTAAAtccagctgtgtcctgtgctTTGCCCAGGCAGGACATGACTCCTGGATCCATGGCTGTCCCCAGATCAGTGGCAGCTCCACACGTCCCGCTGGCTCGGGCAGGGCTCCCTGCCCTTTGGCAccaaggagcagctgcttgGGGAGGCCCAGCTCCACCCCATCCTGGCATCCATCAGCTGCTcaaagtgcagcagcagctgttccgGGTGGGAGGAGAAtttggaagcagcagtgccACCTCATTGTGGCACAACTCCCTGTGAGATACCTtggtggcacagctggcacaccCATCCTCACCCTGGGCAAAGGTGGGGTTTGGGTCATGCTTTAAAGGTCGGTTTTAAATAACTATAGCATCCCAGGGGAGATAACCAGCactataaaaagaaagaaatcaagatAAGGGGTTTGATCCAAAATGTATTGCACCACAAATTTCATAGTGTTTCATCATACAATCCATATTTACAGCATAGACGGAAAGAAATCCAATGGTGATAGAAAGGATTATGTATAACCACTGTTCTGAGACAAGGGAAAGTGCATTAGCTTTTTAATACATGTATACACACCAGTCTTGCTCTGATATCTAACAAAAATTCAACACTTAAGAACTAGTTTATGGTAAGTTGATCCTGTATGAGCTTTGGGATCTGAAACTGAAGTCATTAGTGAATATGTAACATAAGATTTTACTTTGTCACTCCGTTCCAggctgcctgtcctgctgtccTTACTGTTCAGCAGTAACATTTGAAGCCAGGATCAGCATAAACCCAATAGTCATTCAGCAGGGATCAGTGGG from Corvus moneduloides isolate bCorMon1 chromosome 21, bCorMon1.pri, whole genome shotgun sequence includes these protein-coding regions:
- the RABEPK gene encoding rab9 effector protein with kelch motifs, whose protein sequence is MAPRALPLLRPGQRPRSGQWYRLSPRGERPGGRVGLGCLLLPGRVLLLAGADPAGAFADAHFVELAPLRWVPAGWRGLRPRYEHATFLPAAGPPRLWVFGGAHPAGNRSCVQVLDPETGTWESPAVRGVPPRPRTFHTSSAAIGARLFVFGGGDKGAEPVKDQRLHVFDTATLTWSQPDTHGDPPSPRHGHTVVAVGTKLFIHGGLAGDVFYNDLFCIDINDMRWVKILATGDVPGGRASHSSAVFQDHLYIFGGIGPDGTLDTAYKYHTGRQQWTLLQFEPPLPSGRLDHAMCVIPWRAGAHRDTGDPPAGQEPPLAAGDRAGTLQQGLGEDCTEDTFVHLLFVFGGMDTQGQIHRDCLVTLIE
- the ARPC5L gene encoding actin-related protein 2/3 complex subunit 5-like protein; amino-acid sequence: MARSTLSSRFRRLDIDQYDENRFVEEPEEAAATEPDASPEVEALLRQGEALRAFHTAIRSSPGNTRNQAMKEQAQGTMLKVLTSFKSSEIEQAVNSLDRNGVDLLMKYIYKGFEKPTENSSAILLQWHEKALAVGGLGSIVRVLTARKTV
- the PPP6C gene encoding serine/threonine-protein phosphatase 6 catalytic subunit isoform X1; the protein is MAPLDLDKYVEIARLCKYLPENDLKVRPRRRGRGGPGPGGPGRALPGGPGRAVPVVPAVPAPTPTLPRSLPQRLCDYVCDLLLEESNVQPVSTPVTVCGDIHGQFYDLCELFRTGGQVPDTNYIFMGDFVDRGYYSLETFTYLLALKAKWPDRITLLRGNHESRQITQVYGFYDECQTKYGNANAWRYCTKVFDMLTIAALIDEQILCVHGGLSPDIKTLDQIRTIERNQEIPHKGAFCDLVWSDPEDVDTWAISPRGAGWLFGAKVTNEFVHINNLKLICRAHQLVHEGYKFMFDEKLVTVWSAPNYCYRCGNIASIMVFKDVNTREPKLFRAVPDSERVIPPRTTTPYFL
- the PPP6C gene encoding serine/threonine-protein phosphatase 6 catalytic subunit isoform X2; the encoded protein is MAPLDLDKYVEIARLCKYLPENDLKRLCDYVCDLLLEESNVQPVSTPVTVCGDIHGQFYDLCELFRTGGQVPDTNYIFMGDFVDRGYYSLETFTYLLALKAKWPDRITLLRGNHESRQITQVYGFYDECQTKYGNANAWRYCTKVFDMLTIAALIDEQILCVHGGLSPDIKTLDQIRTIERNQEIPHKGAFCDLVWSDPEDVDTWAISPRGAGWLFGAKVTNEFVHINNLKLICRAHQLVHEGYKFMFDEKLVTVWSAPNYCYRCGNIASIMVFKDVNTREPKLFRAVPDSERVIPPRTTTPYFL